The Deltaproteobacteria bacterium region CCGGCGGTCCAGTGCACTTCCTGAACCTCTCCGATTTTCGCCAATTGCTTGCCGATCTCGGCGCTGCCCACGGCGTCCTCGGTTTTGATGAGGATGAAGGTGGACAGGGAAATGCCCAGGGCCTTGGGATTGAGACGCACTTCATAACCCTGGATGATGCCTTTCTGCTCCAGCTTTTTGACCCGTTCCAGCACGCCCGATGGCGCCATGCCGATCTGACGGGCCAATTCGGCGTTGGTGATCTTGCCGTTTGCTTGAAGGATATTCAAAATTTGAATGTCTGTGCTGTCAATCATTATGCAATGCCTCTTTAGTAAAAAAGATAGTTCTTGAAAAGACCTCAGTCAATGAAGATTGCCAATATTGAAAAATACCGAGTGAACGGGCTGGAGCGCGATTGGGACCGGCGAAAGTGGAGGATAGGTATTGAAGAATATTCGCGAAGAAAAGGGAAAAATAGAACGAAAGTGAAGAAATCATCCCCAAAAAAGATGCCTCGCGGATAATCCGCGAGGCATCTTCTGATCGGTGACGAGGCGCCTTGGCGAGGCGTTCTTTTGCTTCCCGTTCAAAACGCCGCGAATTCCTGGAAGCGCGAAAGCCCTCCCTGCGAGGGAGCGACCGGGATAGCCATTCGTCCGGGTATTTGGAAGAGAATTTGAATTATGCCCCGGAAACGGCCGTCTGAAAGGCGCGGTGCCGCTCGTCGTAGGGCGGAAAACCGAAAAAGGCGGAACCCGAGACCAGCACGTCTGCGCCCAGATCAAAGAGCTCCCGGGCATTGTCCAGGGTCACGCCGCCGTCGACTTGGATCAGGGTGGGCAGTTCCCGGGCGCGGATCATGGCGGAGAGCGAGGCAATTTTATCCCTGCAGAACGGGATGAAGGATTGGCCGCCAAATCCGGGATTGACGCTCATGATGAGCACCATGTCCAGCTGCGGCAGCAGGTACTCGACCACGGCCAGGGGAGTGGC contains the following coding sequences:
- a CDS encoding Lrp/AsnC family transcriptional regulator, whose product is MIDSTDIQILNILQANGKITNAELARQIGMAPSGVLERVKKLEQKGIIQGYEVRLNPKALGISLSTFILIKTEDAVGSAEIGKQLAKIGEVQEVHWTAG